A single genomic interval of Lynx canadensis isolate LIC74 chromosome A2, mLynCan4.pri.v2, whole genome shotgun sequence harbors:
- the LOC115527636 gene encoding LOW QUALITY PROTEIN: zinc finger protein 846-like (The sequence of the model RefSeq protein was modified relative to this genomic sequence to represent the inferred CDS: substituted 1 base at 1 genomic stop codon), producing MGNYRSNCVHVRHHTGEKPYECKDCGKAFTHSSYHTGHRRTHSRKKPSVCVECGKAFTRSTGLLLHMRSRTGEKLHECKECGKAFNNSSLLSQHVRLHIREKPYEGRQCGKAFTQSSGLTTQLRTHTGEKAYACKERGKAFARSTNLNMHMXTHTAGKPYKCKECGKAFRYSTCFNVHVRTHAGEKPYECRECGKTSTQSSALEKHLQMFLRPQYSHLFKNF from the coding sequence GTGCATGTGAGACaccacactggagagaagccatATGAATGTAAAGACTGCGGGAAAGCCTTCACTCATTCCTCATACCATACGGGTCACAGAAGAACTCACAGCAGAAAAAAGCCCTCTGTATGTgtggaatgtgggaaagcctttactCGATCCACAGGACTTCTTTTACACATGCGAAGTCGCACTGGAGAAAAACTacatgaatgtaaggaatgtggaaaaGCTTTTAATAATTCTTCACTGCTCAGTCAGCACGTAAGGTTGCACATCAGAGAGAAGCCATATGAAGGCAGGCAGTGTGGGAAAGCTTTCACTCAGTCATCGGGCCTTACCACACAGTTAAgaactcacactggagagaaggCCTATGCTTGTAAAGAACGTGGGAAAGCTTTTGCTCGTTCCACAAATCTCAATATGCACATGTGAACACACACTGCAGGAAAGCCATACAAGtgtaaagaatgtgggaaagccttcagatACTCCACGTGCTTTAACGTGCACGTGCGAACTCACGCTGGAGAGAAACCGTATGAATGTAGGGAATGTGGGAAAACCTCCACTCAGTCTTCAGCACTTGAGAAACACCTACAAATGTTCCTCAGACCTCAGTattcacatctttttaaaaatttttaa